Proteins co-encoded in one Syngnathoides biaculeatus isolate LvHL_M chromosome 22, ASM1980259v1, whole genome shotgun sequence genomic window:
- the LOC133495426 gene encoding zinc finger protein 879-like isoform X6: MNTALRLLVSPIQLVSAAIWQTIEQRIVADYGILEDFVSMVTDIVPQLLTNSQRTQLILGLRAQQILELCQLEENAHFNVMEQHLERMNILVKTSAASGHDDPCSTFVDFVKHLLNNPAERKNFFLVCGLAEAYCSHIWVRGRVQPELVITQPQNVFPKNFGPSYNNALRCLMEHFLSRLQSFLPWKPFQQVASTCADVSSVLGDCLKSIYNSDELRTLLQYHKNHSQPGHSDISSDGTCIMSALMCAALKDHCSQETPDWKSFLHVESKTNKGDELRMEIDETHDTVECDSGEVTNSKGNVESQNNDVSCPQLDSCEEGKTLAGSLQFRPVRRNRGLKMKRILVEEKRELDGEEDLPVNKAFSDEDNGSEYSSWSFYSDEDSQSYQSSWSDSSGDDVSEVTPAISSPKLLNLTLVTNDKSSAATSTKFATSQNKVPPIKSQVKCFICNEQVSINLKTHIRTHFPEGQYTCLQCNTRFKLFSSLTTHLEKCYDYGQQSVDPRPAHLLYKCDHCEKAFRYNQSLEAHKRTHNELYCSVCRKVLKDATTLERHKASHTGFQCTRCEVSFTLFKPLRSHYQHFHKISRPFKCNHCPKTFSRLNCLIRHEWRETGHLPFQCNKCTLRFRGDYDLVSHQRVHTKEKPYLCGDCGKTFSQKHNLRRHQRFLHSESKNEKKYFCTECKTSFKEKGALIQHQRRKHLKQLIHYLCPDCGKTLSASSIARHRLIHTGERPLKCTAPDCNKSFLSATEKKKHILMHHSTERPFKCYTCGKGFVTIGLLNEHSKNHSGKKPFVCDICNKAFPKRNSMIRHKKLVHTSS; this comes from the exons atgaatacag CTTTGCGCCTCCTGGTGTCACCAATTCAACTCGTCTCTGCAGCGATCTGGCAGACCATAGAACAACGAATTGTGGCTGATTATGGGATACTCGAGGATTTTGTTTCCATGGTTACAGACATTGTTCCACAGCTGCTCACAAACAGTCAGCGAACTCAACTCATCCTGGGCCTCAGAGCACAG caaatccTGGAGTTATGTCAATTGGAAGAAAACGCTCATTTCAATGTTATGGAGCAACATCTGGAAAGGATGAACATCCTTGTGAAG ACATCTGCTGCAAGTGGCCATGATGATCCATGCTCAACTTTTGTGGATTTTGTGAAACACTTGCTGAACAACCCTGCTGAGaggaaaaacttttttctt gtttgTGGGCTTGCTGAAGCTTATTGCAGCCATatctgggtgagaggcagggtacaacctgagcTGGTCATCACCCAACCGCAG AATGTGTTTCCAAAGAATTTTGGCCCATCCTATAACAATGCTCTCCGGTGCCTGATGGAGCACTTTCTGTCTAGACTTCAGTCATTTCTTCCCTGGAAACCCTTCCAACAG GTCGCCTCCACTTGTGCTGATGTGTCCTCGGTTTTGGGGGACTGCTTGAAGTCCATATATAACAGTGATGAGCTGAGAACTCTGCTTCAGTATCACAAGAACCATAGCCAACCCGGACACAGT GATATTTCCTCAGATGGCACCTGCATCATGTCTGCTCTCATGTGTGCTGCACTAAAAGATCATTGCTCCCAGGAGACCCCTGACTGGAAATCTTTTCTGCATGTAGAatctaaaacaaacaaagggGATGAACTCAGGATGGAGATTGATGAAACTCATGACACGGTAGAATGTGATTCAGGAGAAGTCACCAACAGTAAAGGAAATGTTGAAAGTCAAAATAATGATGTATCTTGCCCTCAATTGGATAGCTGTGAAGAAGGGAAAACACTTGCGGGATCTTTGCAGTTTCGACCTGTGCGTCGAAACCGAGgactaaaaatgaaaaggatTTTGGTGGAAGAGAAAAGGGAACTTGATGGTGAAGAGGATCTCCCTGTTAACAAAGCCTTTTCCGATGAGGACAATGGAAGTGAATATTCCTCCTGGTCTTTCTATTCCGATGAGGACTCTCAGAGTTATCAAAGTTCATGGTCTGACTCCTCTGGTGACGATGTATCCGAAGTGACTCCTGCCATTTCATCTCCAAAGTTGTTGAACTTGACTTTGGTCACAAATGATAAATCTTCAGCAGCTACCAGCACAAAGTTCGCCACCAGCCAAAACAAAGTTCCTCCAATAAAGTCTCAAGTCAAGTGCTTCATCTGCAATGAGCAAGTGAGCATCAACCTGAAAACTCACATAAGAACCCACTTTCCAGAGGGTCAGTATACCTGCCTACAATGCAATACCAGGTTTAAACTATTCTCATCTCTGACGACGCATTTAGAAAAATGTTACGACTATGGTCAGCAGTCGGTAGATCCCAGGCCGGCCCATCTTCTTTACAAATGTGACCATTGCGAGAAGGCCTTCAGGTACAACCAGTCACTGGAAGCCCACAAACGGACCCACAATGAACTCTACTGCAGTGTGTGCAGGAAAGTCTTAAAAGACGCAACAACATTAGAAAGGCACAAGGCTTCCCACACCGGGTTTCAATGTACTCGATGTGAAGTGTCCTTCACTCTTTTTAAGCCCTTGCGCAGCCATTATCAACATTTCCACAAGATTAGCAGACCATTTAAATGTAATCACTGCCCCAAAACATTCTCCAGGCTTAATTGTTTAATCAGACACGAATGGCGGGAGACTGGTCATCTTCCATTCCAGTGCAATAAATGTACTTTGAGATTTAGAGGTGACTACGACCTCGTGTCGCATCAAAGGGTTCACACAAAGGAGAAACCCTACCTCTGTGGAGACTGTGGGAAAACGTTTTCCCAGAAGCACAATCTGCGACGGCACCAGCGTTTTCTGCACAGCGAGTCAAAAAACGAGAAGAAGTACTTCTGCACCGAGTGTAAGACGTCGTTTAAAGAGAAAGGAGCTCTGATACAGCACCAGAGGCGGAAACACCTCAAGCAACTGATTCACTATCTGTGCCCGGACTGTGGGAAGACACTCTCTGCATCGTCCATCGCGAGACATAGGTTGATCCACACAGGAGAGAGACCTTTAAAATGCACGGCTCCTGATTGCAACAAGTCTTTCCTGTCAGCtactgaaaagaagaagcatatTCTCATGCACCACTCCACTGAACGACCCTTCAAATGTTATACGTGCGGGAAGGGCTTTGTCACAATTGGCTTACTTAATGAGCATTCGAAGAACCATTCAGGCAAGAAGCCGTTTGTATGCGACATCTGCAACAAGGCTTTCCCAAAACGCAACAGCATGATTAGGCACAAGAAGCTTGTGCATACATCAAGCTAA
- the LOC133495426 gene encoding zinc finger protein 879-like isoform X7: MNTAIWQTIEQRIVADYGILEDFVSMVTDIVPQLLTNSQRTQLILGLRAQQILELCQLEENAHFNVMEQHLERMNILVKTSAASGHDDPCSTFVDFVKHLLNNPAERKNFFLVCGLAEAYCSHIWVRGRVQPELVITQPQNVFPKNFGPSYNNALRCLMEHFLSRLQSFLPWKPFQQVASTCADVSSVLGDCLKSIYNSDELRTLLQYHKNHSQPGHSDISSDGTCIMSALMCAALKDHCSQETPDWKSFLHVESKTNKGDELRMEIDETHDTVECDSGEVTNSKGNVESQNNDVSCPQLDSCEEGKTLAGSLQFRPVRRNRGLKMKRILVEEKRELDGEEDLPVNKAFSDEDNGSEYSSWSFYSDEDSQSYQSSWSDSSGDDVSEVTPAISSPKLLNLTLVTNDKSSAATSTKFATSQNKVPPIKSQVKCFICNEQVSINLKTHIRTHFPEGQYTCLQCNTRFKLFSSLTTHLEKCYDYGQQSVDPRPAHLLYKCDHCEKAFRYNQSLEAHKRTHNELYCSVCRKVLKDATTLERHKASHTGFQCTRCEVSFTLFKPLRSHYQHFHKISRPFKCNHCPKTFSRLNCLIRHEWRETGHLPFQCNKCTLRFRGDYDLVSHQRVHTKEKPYLCGDCGKTFSQKHNLRRHQRFLHSESKNEKKYFCTECKTSFKEKGALIQHQRRKHLKQLIHYLCPDCGKTLSASSIARHRLIHTGERPLKCTAPDCNKSFLSATEKKKHILMHHSTERPFKCYTCGKGFVTIGLLNEHSKNHSGKKPFVCDICNKAFPKRNSMIRHKKLVHTSS; encoded by the exons atgaatacag CGATCTGGCAGACCATAGAACAACGAATTGTGGCTGATTATGGGATACTCGAGGATTTTGTTTCCATGGTTACAGACATTGTTCCACAGCTGCTCACAAACAGTCAGCGAACTCAACTCATCCTGGGCCTCAGAGCACAG caaatccTGGAGTTATGTCAATTGGAAGAAAACGCTCATTTCAATGTTATGGAGCAACATCTGGAAAGGATGAACATCCTTGTGAAG ACATCTGCTGCAAGTGGCCATGATGATCCATGCTCAACTTTTGTGGATTTTGTGAAACACTTGCTGAACAACCCTGCTGAGaggaaaaacttttttctt gtttgTGGGCTTGCTGAAGCTTATTGCAGCCATatctgggtgagaggcagggtacaacctgagcTGGTCATCACCCAACCGCAG AATGTGTTTCCAAAGAATTTTGGCCCATCCTATAACAATGCTCTCCGGTGCCTGATGGAGCACTTTCTGTCTAGACTTCAGTCATTTCTTCCCTGGAAACCCTTCCAACAG GTCGCCTCCACTTGTGCTGATGTGTCCTCGGTTTTGGGGGACTGCTTGAAGTCCATATATAACAGTGATGAGCTGAGAACTCTGCTTCAGTATCACAAGAACCATAGCCAACCCGGACACAGT GATATTTCCTCAGATGGCACCTGCATCATGTCTGCTCTCATGTGTGCTGCACTAAAAGATCATTGCTCCCAGGAGACCCCTGACTGGAAATCTTTTCTGCATGTAGAatctaaaacaaacaaagggGATGAACTCAGGATGGAGATTGATGAAACTCATGACACGGTAGAATGTGATTCAGGAGAAGTCACCAACAGTAAAGGAAATGTTGAAAGTCAAAATAATGATGTATCTTGCCCTCAATTGGATAGCTGTGAAGAAGGGAAAACACTTGCGGGATCTTTGCAGTTTCGACCTGTGCGTCGAAACCGAGgactaaaaatgaaaaggatTTTGGTGGAAGAGAAAAGGGAACTTGATGGTGAAGAGGATCTCCCTGTTAACAAAGCCTTTTCCGATGAGGACAATGGAAGTGAATATTCCTCCTGGTCTTTCTATTCCGATGAGGACTCTCAGAGTTATCAAAGTTCATGGTCTGACTCCTCTGGTGACGATGTATCCGAAGTGACTCCTGCCATTTCATCTCCAAAGTTGTTGAACTTGACTTTGGTCACAAATGATAAATCTTCAGCAGCTACCAGCACAAAGTTCGCCACCAGCCAAAACAAAGTTCCTCCAATAAAGTCTCAAGTCAAGTGCTTCATCTGCAATGAGCAAGTGAGCATCAACCTGAAAACTCACATAAGAACCCACTTTCCAGAGGGTCAGTATACCTGCCTACAATGCAATACCAGGTTTAAACTATTCTCATCTCTGACGACGCATTTAGAAAAATGTTACGACTATGGTCAGCAGTCGGTAGATCCCAGGCCGGCCCATCTTCTTTACAAATGTGACCATTGCGAGAAGGCCTTCAGGTACAACCAGTCACTGGAAGCCCACAAACGGACCCACAATGAACTCTACTGCAGTGTGTGCAGGAAAGTCTTAAAAGACGCAACAACATTAGAAAGGCACAAGGCTTCCCACACCGGGTTTCAATGTACTCGATGTGAAGTGTCCTTCACTCTTTTTAAGCCCTTGCGCAGCCATTATCAACATTTCCACAAGATTAGCAGACCATTTAAATGTAATCACTGCCCCAAAACATTCTCCAGGCTTAATTGTTTAATCAGACACGAATGGCGGGAGACTGGTCATCTTCCATTCCAGTGCAATAAATGTACTTTGAGATTTAGAGGTGACTACGACCTCGTGTCGCATCAAAGGGTTCACACAAAGGAGAAACCCTACCTCTGTGGAGACTGTGGGAAAACGTTTTCCCAGAAGCACAATCTGCGACGGCACCAGCGTTTTCTGCACAGCGAGTCAAAAAACGAGAAGAAGTACTTCTGCACCGAGTGTAAGACGTCGTTTAAAGAGAAAGGAGCTCTGATACAGCACCAGAGGCGGAAACACCTCAAGCAACTGATTCACTATCTGTGCCCGGACTGTGGGAAGACACTCTCTGCATCGTCCATCGCGAGACATAGGTTGATCCACACAGGAGAGAGACCTTTAAAATGCACGGCTCCTGATTGCAACAAGTCTTTCCTGTCAGCtactgaaaagaagaagcatatTCTCATGCACCACTCCACTGAACGACCCTTCAAATGTTATACGTGCGGGAAGGGCTTTGTCACAATTGGCTTACTTAATGAGCATTCGAAGAACCATTCAGGCAAGAAGCCGTTTGTATGCGACATCTGCAACAAGGCTTTCCCAAAACGCAACAGCATGATTAGGCACAAGAAGCTTGTGCATACATCAAGCTAA
- the LOC133495426 gene encoding zinc finger protein 879-like isoform X3, giving the protein MNTGNLGVQLPVSALRLLVSPIQLVSAAIWQTIEQRIVADYGILEDFVSMVTDIVPQLLTNSQRTQLILGLRAQQILELCQLEENAHFNVMEQHLERMNILVKTSAASGHDDPCSTFVDFVKHLLNNPAERKNFFLVCGLAEAYCSHIWVRGRVQPELVITQPQNVFPKNFGPSYNNALRCLMEHFLSRLQSFLPWKPFQQVASTCADVSSVLGDCLKSIYNSDELRTLLQYHKNHSQPGHSDISSDGTCIMSALMCAALKDHCSQETPDWKSFLHVESKTNKGDELRMEIDETHDTVECDSGEVTNSKGNVESQNNDVSCPQLDSCEEGKTLAGSLQFRPVRRNRGLKMKRILVEEKRELDGEEDLPVNKAFSDEDNGSEYSSWSFYSDEDSQSYQSSWSDSSGDDVSEVTPAISSPKLLNLTLVTNDKSSAATSTKFATSQNKVPPIKSQVKCFICNEQVSINLKTHIRTHFPEGQYTCLQCNTRFKLFSSLTTHLEKCYDYGQQSVDPRPAHLLYKCDHCEKAFRYNQSLEAHKRTHNELYCSVCRKVLKDATTLERHKASHTGFQCTRCEVSFTLFKPLRSHYQHFHKISRPFKCNHCPKTFSRLNCLIRHEWRETGHLPFQCNKCTLRFRGDYDLVSHQRVHTKEKPYLCGDCGKTFSQKHNLRRHQRFLHSESKNEKKYFCTECKTSFKEKGALIQHQRRKHLKQLIHYLCPDCGKTLSASSIARHRLIHTGERPLKCTAPDCNKSFLSATEKKKHILMHHSTERPFKCYTCGKGFVTIGLLNEHSKNHSGKKPFVCDICNKAFPKRNSMIRHKKLVHTSS; this is encoded by the exons atgaatacag GTAATTTAGGTGTGCAACTTCCTGTCTCAGCTTTGCGCCTCCTGGTGTCACCAATTCAACTCGTCTCTGCAGCGATCTGGCAGACCATAGAACAACGAATTGTGGCTGATTATGGGATACTCGAGGATTTTGTTTCCATGGTTACAGACATTGTTCCACAGCTGCTCACAAACAGTCAGCGAACTCAACTCATCCTGGGCCTCAGAGCACAG caaatccTGGAGTTATGTCAATTGGAAGAAAACGCTCATTTCAATGTTATGGAGCAACATCTGGAAAGGATGAACATCCTTGTGAAG ACATCTGCTGCAAGTGGCCATGATGATCCATGCTCAACTTTTGTGGATTTTGTGAAACACTTGCTGAACAACCCTGCTGAGaggaaaaacttttttctt gtttgTGGGCTTGCTGAAGCTTATTGCAGCCATatctgggtgagaggcagggtacaacctgagcTGGTCATCACCCAACCGCAG AATGTGTTTCCAAAGAATTTTGGCCCATCCTATAACAATGCTCTCCGGTGCCTGATGGAGCACTTTCTGTCTAGACTTCAGTCATTTCTTCCCTGGAAACCCTTCCAACAG GTCGCCTCCACTTGTGCTGATGTGTCCTCGGTTTTGGGGGACTGCTTGAAGTCCATATATAACAGTGATGAGCTGAGAACTCTGCTTCAGTATCACAAGAACCATAGCCAACCCGGACACAGT GATATTTCCTCAGATGGCACCTGCATCATGTCTGCTCTCATGTGTGCTGCACTAAAAGATCATTGCTCCCAGGAGACCCCTGACTGGAAATCTTTTCTGCATGTAGAatctaaaacaaacaaagggGATGAACTCAGGATGGAGATTGATGAAACTCATGACACGGTAGAATGTGATTCAGGAGAAGTCACCAACAGTAAAGGAAATGTTGAAAGTCAAAATAATGATGTATCTTGCCCTCAATTGGATAGCTGTGAAGAAGGGAAAACACTTGCGGGATCTTTGCAGTTTCGACCTGTGCGTCGAAACCGAGgactaaaaatgaaaaggatTTTGGTGGAAGAGAAAAGGGAACTTGATGGTGAAGAGGATCTCCCTGTTAACAAAGCCTTTTCCGATGAGGACAATGGAAGTGAATATTCCTCCTGGTCTTTCTATTCCGATGAGGACTCTCAGAGTTATCAAAGTTCATGGTCTGACTCCTCTGGTGACGATGTATCCGAAGTGACTCCTGCCATTTCATCTCCAAAGTTGTTGAACTTGACTTTGGTCACAAATGATAAATCTTCAGCAGCTACCAGCACAAAGTTCGCCACCAGCCAAAACAAAGTTCCTCCAATAAAGTCTCAAGTCAAGTGCTTCATCTGCAATGAGCAAGTGAGCATCAACCTGAAAACTCACATAAGAACCCACTTTCCAGAGGGTCAGTATACCTGCCTACAATGCAATACCAGGTTTAAACTATTCTCATCTCTGACGACGCATTTAGAAAAATGTTACGACTATGGTCAGCAGTCGGTAGATCCCAGGCCGGCCCATCTTCTTTACAAATGTGACCATTGCGAGAAGGCCTTCAGGTACAACCAGTCACTGGAAGCCCACAAACGGACCCACAATGAACTCTACTGCAGTGTGTGCAGGAAAGTCTTAAAAGACGCAACAACATTAGAAAGGCACAAGGCTTCCCACACCGGGTTTCAATGTACTCGATGTGAAGTGTCCTTCACTCTTTTTAAGCCCTTGCGCAGCCATTATCAACATTTCCACAAGATTAGCAGACCATTTAAATGTAATCACTGCCCCAAAACATTCTCCAGGCTTAATTGTTTAATCAGACACGAATGGCGGGAGACTGGTCATCTTCCATTCCAGTGCAATAAATGTACTTTGAGATTTAGAGGTGACTACGACCTCGTGTCGCATCAAAGGGTTCACACAAAGGAGAAACCCTACCTCTGTGGAGACTGTGGGAAAACGTTTTCCCAGAAGCACAATCTGCGACGGCACCAGCGTTTTCTGCACAGCGAGTCAAAAAACGAGAAGAAGTACTTCTGCACCGAGTGTAAGACGTCGTTTAAAGAGAAAGGAGCTCTGATACAGCACCAGAGGCGGAAACACCTCAAGCAACTGATTCACTATCTGTGCCCGGACTGTGGGAAGACACTCTCTGCATCGTCCATCGCGAGACATAGGTTGATCCACACAGGAGAGAGACCTTTAAAATGCACGGCTCCTGATTGCAACAAGTCTTTCCTGTCAGCtactgaaaagaagaagcatatTCTCATGCACCACTCCACTGAACGACCCTTCAAATGTTATACGTGCGGGAAGGGCTTTGTCACAATTGGCTTACTTAATGAGCATTCGAAGAACCATTCAGGCAAGAAGCCGTTTGTATGCGACATCTGCAACAAGGCTTTCCCAAAACGCAACAGCATGATTAGGCACAAGAAGCTTGTGCATACATCAAGCTAA
- the LOC133495426 gene encoding zinc finger protein 879-like isoform X8, which translates to MVTDIVPQLLTNSQRTQLILGLRAQQILELCQLEENAHFNVMEQHLERMNILVKTSAASGHDDPCSTFVDFVKHLLNNPAERKNFFLVCGLAEAYCSHIWVRGRVQPELVITQPQNVFPKNFGPSYNNALRCLMEHFLSRLQSFLPWKPFQQVASTCADVSSVLGDCLKSIYNSDELRTLLQYHKNHSQPGHSDISSDGTCIMSALMCAALKDHCSQETPDWKSFLHVESKTNKGDELRMEIDETHDTVECDSGEVTNSKGNVESQNNDVSCPQLDSCEEGKTLAGSLQFRPVRRNRGLKMKRILVEEKRELDGEEDLPVNKAFSDEDNGSEYSSWSFYSDEDSQSYQSSWSDSSGDDVSEVTPAISSPKLLNLTLVTNDKSSAATSTKFATSQNKVPPIKSQVKCFICNEQVSINLKTHIRTHFPEGQYTCLQCNTRFKLFSSLTTHLEKCYDYGQQSVDPRPAHLLYKCDHCEKAFRYNQSLEAHKRTHNELYCSVCRKVLKDATTLERHKASHTGFQCTRCEVSFTLFKPLRSHYQHFHKISRPFKCNHCPKTFSRLNCLIRHEWRETGHLPFQCNKCTLRFRGDYDLVSHQRVHTKEKPYLCGDCGKTFSQKHNLRRHQRFLHSESKNEKKYFCTECKTSFKEKGALIQHQRRKHLKQLIHYLCPDCGKTLSASSIARHRLIHTGERPLKCTAPDCNKSFLSATEKKKHILMHHSTERPFKCYTCGKGFVTIGLLNEHSKNHSGKKPFVCDICNKAFPKRNSMIRHKKLVHTSS; encoded by the exons ATGGTTACAGACATTGTTCCACAGCTGCTCACAAACAGTCAGCGAACTCAACTCATCCTGGGCCTCAGAGCACAG caaatccTGGAGTTATGTCAATTGGAAGAAAACGCTCATTTCAATGTTATGGAGCAACATCTGGAAAGGATGAACATCCTTGTGAAG ACATCTGCTGCAAGTGGCCATGATGATCCATGCTCAACTTTTGTGGATTTTGTGAAACACTTGCTGAACAACCCTGCTGAGaggaaaaacttttttctt gtttgTGGGCTTGCTGAAGCTTATTGCAGCCATatctgggtgagaggcagggtacaacctgagcTGGTCATCACCCAACCGCAG AATGTGTTTCCAAAGAATTTTGGCCCATCCTATAACAATGCTCTCCGGTGCCTGATGGAGCACTTTCTGTCTAGACTTCAGTCATTTCTTCCCTGGAAACCCTTCCAACAG GTCGCCTCCACTTGTGCTGATGTGTCCTCGGTTTTGGGGGACTGCTTGAAGTCCATATATAACAGTGATGAGCTGAGAACTCTGCTTCAGTATCACAAGAACCATAGCCAACCCGGACACAGT GATATTTCCTCAGATGGCACCTGCATCATGTCTGCTCTCATGTGTGCTGCACTAAAAGATCATTGCTCCCAGGAGACCCCTGACTGGAAATCTTTTCTGCATGTAGAatctaaaacaaacaaagggGATGAACTCAGGATGGAGATTGATGAAACTCATGACACGGTAGAATGTGATTCAGGAGAAGTCACCAACAGTAAAGGAAATGTTGAAAGTCAAAATAATGATGTATCTTGCCCTCAATTGGATAGCTGTGAAGAAGGGAAAACACTTGCGGGATCTTTGCAGTTTCGACCTGTGCGTCGAAACCGAGgactaaaaatgaaaaggatTTTGGTGGAAGAGAAAAGGGAACTTGATGGTGAAGAGGATCTCCCTGTTAACAAAGCCTTTTCCGATGAGGACAATGGAAGTGAATATTCCTCCTGGTCTTTCTATTCCGATGAGGACTCTCAGAGTTATCAAAGTTCATGGTCTGACTCCTCTGGTGACGATGTATCCGAAGTGACTCCTGCCATTTCATCTCCAAAGTTGTTGAACTTGACTTTGGTCACAAATGATAAATCTTCAGCAGCTACCAGCACAAAGTTCGCCACCAGCCAAAACAAAGTTCCTCCAATAAAGTCTCAAGTCAAGTGCTTCATCTGCAATGAGCAAGTGAGCATCAACCTGAAAACTCACATAAGAACCCACTTTCCAGAGGGTCAGTATACCTGCCTACAATGCAATACCAGGTTTAAACTATTCTCATCTCTGACGACGCATTTAGAAAAATGTTACGACTATGGTCAGCAGTCGGTAGATCCCAGGCCGGCCCATCTTCTTTACAAATGTGACCATTGCGAGAAGGCCTTCAGGTACAACCAGTCACTGGAAGCCCACAAACGGACCCACAATGAACTCTACTGCAGTGTGTGCAGGAAAGTCTTAAAAGACGCAACAACATTAGAAAGGCACAAGGCTTCCCACACCGGGTTTCAATGTACTCGATGTGAAGTGTCCTTCACTCTTTTTAAGCCCTTGCGCAGCCATTATCAACATTTCCACAAGATTAGCAGACCATTTAAATGTAATCACTGCCCCAAAACATTCTCCAGGCTTAATTGTTTAATCAGACACGAATGGCGGGAGACTGGTCATCTTCCATTCCAGTGCAATAAATGTACTTTGAGATTTAGAGGTGACTACGACCTCGTGTCGCATCAAAGGGTTCACACAAAGGAGAAACCCTACCTCTGTGGAGACTGTGGGAAAACGTTTTCCCAGAAGCACAATCTGCGACGGCACCAGCGTTTTCTGCACAGCGAGTCAAAAAACGAGAAGAAGTACTTCTGCACCGAGTGTAAGACGTCGTTTAAAGAGAAAGGAGCTCTGATACAGCACCAGAGGCGGAAACACCTCAAGCAACTGATTCACTATCTGTGCCCGGACTGTGGGAAGACACTCTCTGCATCGTCCATCGCGAGACATAGGTTGATCCACACAGGAGAGAGACCTTTAAAATGCACGGCTCCTGATTGCAACAAGTCTTTCCTGTCAGCtactgaaaagaagaagcatatTCTCATGCACCACTCCACTGAACGACCCTTCAAATGTTATACGTGCGGGAAGGGCTTTGTCACAATTGGCTTACTTAATGAGCATTCGAAGAACCATTCAGGCAAGAAGCCGTTTGTATGCGACATCTGCAACAAGGCTTTCCCAAAACGCAACAGCATGATTAGGCACAAGAAGCTTGTGCATACATCAAGCTAA